In the Flavisolibacter tropicus genome, one interval contains:
- a CDS encoding serine hydrolase domain-containing protein, with protein MQPNSALTILKTFKFHLLIALSFAGFTASTLKAQTIHSIQDSIDFLLSSWSNKQAPGISVAVIKDGQAHYSRSYGMANIKKGISIDSATTFWIASVSKQFTAAAIYQLAVQKKLVLDNSIRVYFPKLPPVFQKITVNQLIHHTSGMRDGFVLTALSKKPPATYTNENVMHYLQASAALNFTPGTEYEYNNSCYVLLAQLIEKLTGKTYPDYMKAEVFQPLGMNRTYVSPTFPNDEKQAEGYRESGPNTYREDHFQGKTYGSSSIITTLNDLIRWSQFLQNPQTVPQLSPVAKLLMQPGMLSNRQLIAYAGGLEKLMYRGRTLYEHFGADEGFKADILYFPETKVSVIGLTNNSSYYGLLTLLLQVSDVVHDGKRAALPSVDQSGEKIQEQFYYNEEKPQLAKVQRFPGYVTISSAPSGYAAPFQVIGDTLRNLDPIPAQYLQKKQSIEVLDPYYHNTTRLHEIQPVVKKEDWKTFAGEYLSKELQTSYKIMATDSALQFEFLPGLTFDLFRITDTDFVFEYLGANYLQFSKDGFAFTREGCRKLEFRRQ; from the coding sequence GTGCAACCAAACTCTGCTTTAACCATTCTAAAGACGTTTAAATTCCATTTACTGATTGCCCTCTCGTTTGCCGGATTCACTGCGTCTACTTTAAAAGCACAAACCATTCACTCAATTCAAGACTCCATAGACTTTTTGCTTTCTTCCTGGAGTAATAAACAAGCACCCGGTATTTCTGTTGCGGTAATTAAGGATGGTCAGGCGCACTATAGTAGGAGTTATGGAATGGCTAATATTAAAAAGGGAATAAGTATTGATTCAGCAACAACCTTCTGGATCGCTTCTGTTAGCAAACAGTTTACAGCAGCCGCCATCTATCAACTGGCGGTACAGAAGAAACTGGTTTTGGATAATTCAATACGAGTGTATTTCCCTAAACTCCCTCCTGTATTTCAAAAGATAACAGTCAATCAGTTGATCCATCATACAAGTGGTATGCGGGATGGTTTTGTGTTAACAGCATTATCTAAAAAGCCACCTGCAACATATACCAATGAAAATGTGATGCATTACTTACAGGCGTCAGCGGCATTGAACTTTACGCCGGGTACAGAATACGAGTATAATAATTCATGCTATGTGCTGTTAGCGCAACTGATTGAAAAGCTAACTGGAAAAACCTATCCGGATTATATGAAAGCGGAGGTGTTTCAACCGCTGGGGATGAACCGCACTTATGTGTCACCCACTTTCCCCAATGATGAAAAGCAGGCAGAGGGTTACCGGGAAAGCGGTCCCAATACTTACCGGGAAGATCATTTTCAAGGCAAGACCTATGGTTCCTCCAGCATCATTACAACACTGAATGATTTGATACGTTGGTCGCAATTTTTACAGAACCCTCAAACAGTACCACAGTTGAGTCCTGTTGCTAAACTCTTAATGCAGCCCGGTATGCTTAGTAATAGGCAGTTGATTGCTTATGCAGGCGGACTTGAAAAACTAATGTATCGTGGCCGTACGCTTTACGAGCATTTTGGGGCTGATGAAGGTTTCAAGGCAGATATCTTGTACTTCCCAGAAACTAAGGTTTCGGTAATCGGACTTACCAATAATAGCAGTTATTACGGACTGCTTACTCTACTGCTCCAGGTAAGTGATGTAGTGCATGATGGCAAAAGAGCTGCATTACCTTCAGTAGATCAATCGGGCGAAAAGATTCAGGAGCAATTTTATTATAACGAGGAAAAGCCGCAACTGGCAAAGGTTCAACGTTTCCCCGGATACGTTACCATTAGTAGTGCTCCATCTGGATATGCAGCACCCTTTCAAGTAATAGGTGATACACTACGTAATCTAGATCCTATACCGGCTCAGTATTTACAAAAGAAGCAAAGCATAGAAGTTTTAGATCCTTATTACCATAATACAACGCGGCTTCATGAGATACAGCCGGTGGTAAAGAAAGAGGATTGGAAAACGTTTGCAGGAGAATACTTATCTAAAGAACTTCAAACCTCTTATAAGATCATGGCTACTGATAGCGCCTTACAGTTTGAATTCTTACCTGGATTGACATTTGATCTGTTTCGCATAACCGATACTGATTTTGTTTTTGAGTATCTGGGCGCTAATTATTTACAGTTCTCAAAAGATGGTTTTGCTTTTACTAGGGAAGGATGTAGGAAGTTGGAGTTTAGGCGGCAATAG
- a CDS encoding DUF6985 domain-containing protein, translating into MNSIPNMQAENIGSKLKPLYMIKGFIELPCWNGYYLNDEAYKGREDRVITGGRIVQFVDGEIAPDKSLHFSAEQINAYTYLMKHQEDIKHSIVQGLKREFPRLLSDEYASWEQEAPHFPKLSEEREDFDFQDYIGPESISISEDSKDEVAYINWQFRCRWDIEHGFQVVTHKDRVIEIGPDVDIWNIYKDNGTYEQELKAYNDRVSVSCPRKQKKWWQFWW; encoded by the coding sequence ATGAACAGCATACCTAACATGCAGGCAGAAAATATCGGAAGTAAACTAAAGCCACTTTACATGATAAAAGGCTTTATAGAGCTGCCCTGCTGGAATGGTTACTATTTGAACGATGAAGCCTACAAAGGAAGAGAAGATAGAGTCATTACTGGCGGGCGAATTGTGCAATTTGTGGATGGTGAAATTGCCCCAGATAAGAGCCTGCATTTTTCAGCAGAACAAATCAATGCATATACCTATTTGATGAAACACCAGGAGGATATTAAGCACTCCATTGTGCAAGGGTTGAAAAGGGAATTTCCACGTTTGCTTTCAGATGAATATGCCTCCTGGGAACAGGAAGCTCCGCACTTTCCAAAACTCTCTGAAGAGCGGGAAGATTTTGACTTTCAAGATTATATTGGTCCTGAATCCATTAGTATAAGTGAGGATAGTAAAGATGAAGTGGCTTATATTAACTGGCAATTCAGATGTCGGTGGGACATAGAACATGGTTTTCAGGTTGTCACTCATAAGGACCGGGTAATAGAAATAGGACCGGACGTTGACATTTGGAACATCTATAAAGACAATGGTACTTATGAGCAGGAATTAAAAGCGTATAACGATAGAGTTAGTGTTTCCTGCCCACGTAAGCAAAAAAAATGGTGGCAATTTTGGTGGTGA
- a CDS encoding response regulator, protein MAKTEVLIIDDEVQIRKLLQIALGSNGYIINQAATAKEGLALAANHPPDAVILDLGLPDENGHSVLQKLREWFTNPIIILSVQNSEEDIIKALDNGANDYLTKPFRTGELMARIRSALRSSVLEENVPVILCEDLEINLLERTVRKKGELVKLTATEYDLLALFVRNEGKVLTHQYLLRDIWGPGYINQSQYLRVFVAQLRKKIETDPNRPQLIITESGIGYRFVCKD, encoded by the coding sequence ATGGCTAAGACGGAAGTTTTGATCATTGACGATGAGGTGCAGATTCGTAAGCTCTTGCAAATTGCATTAGGGAGCAATGGTTATATCATCAACCAGGCAGCAACTGCCAAAGAAGGTTTGGCGCTGGCAGCTAACCATCCGCCCGATGCTGTGATCCTGGACCTGGGATTACCTGACGAAAACGGACATAGTGTGTTGCAAAAACTGCGGGAGTGGTTCACCAATCCTATTATTATTCTTTCGGTTCAAAATAGCGAAGAAGATATCATTAAGGCCTTAGACAATGGGGCCAATGACTATTTGACCAAACCCTTTCGTACAGGGGAGTTAATGGCTCGTATTCGTTCGGCGTTGAGAAGCTCTGTGCTGGAAGAAAATGTTCCTGTGATCCTCTGTGAAGATTTAGAGATTAACCTTCTGGAACGAACTGTACGCAAGAAAGGTGAACTGGTGAAACTTACGGCTACTGAATACGATTTGCTGGCACTATTTGTTCGTAATGAAGGGAAGGTGCTTACACATCAATATTTGCTACGTGATATCTGGGGACCGGGTTACATCAATCAGTCGCAATACTTACGGGTATTTGTAGCGCAGCTCCGCAAAAAGATTGAAACCGATCCTAACCGCCCTCAACTTATAATAACCGAATCGGGTATCGGTTATCGGTTTGTCTGTAAAGATTGA
- a CDS encoding SdiA-regulated domain-containing protein has product MRPESKQAMLPKADRIAFTVIGIVALLAFATVPFKDEIRSMVARKTAAPQVQSAAESNTADQNQRTKANPTLAVAQKWNMPAKLKEISGIAYVDAARFACVEDEEGKIYIYNTQSQSIEKEIPFAAVGDYEGIAIAGNTAYVLRADGRLYEVANYNNKPTVVEHQTHLTAKQDVEGLCYDQKNNRLLLAIKGNEPNTSEYKGIYAFDLANKKLNETPVLKIDLTHEIWKDIKSKQKIEPSDLDIHPLTGDIYITDGAKPKLLIMDAEGKKKNLLSLDETQFPQPEGVAFTPEGELMISSEGKTGTGSIVKVNINGVQ; this is encoded by the coding sequence ATGCGTCCAGAATCAAAGCAGGCAATGCTTCCCAAAGCAGATCGGATCGCTTTTACCGTAATTGGAATAGTGGCTTTGCTGGCCTTTGCCACTGTGCCATTTAAGGATGAGATAAGATCCATGGTAGCTAGAAAAACAGCGGCACCCCAGGTGCAAAGTGCAGCTGAAAGTAATACTGCAGATCAAAACCAAAGGACAAAAGCAAACCCTACTTTAGCTGTTGCGCAGAAGTGGAATATGCCTGCCAAGTTGAAAGAGATTTCCGGTATTGCCTACGTTGATGCAGCCCGCTTTGCCTGCGTGGAGGATGAAGAGGGAAAGATCTATATCTATAATACACAAAGCCAAAGCATAGAAAAAGAAATACCATTTGCCGCAGTAGGCGATTATGAAGGAATTGCCATTGCCGGTAATACAGCTTATGTACTTCGTGCTGATGGGCGATTATATGAAGTGGCAAACTATAACAATAAGCCAACTGTGGTAGAACATCAAACCCACCTAACAGCCAAACAGGATGTAGAAGGCTTATGCTATGATCAAAAGAACAACCGGTTATTATTAGCTATTAAAGGAAATGAGCCAAACACCTCGGAATATAAAGGTATTTATGCCTTTGATCTCGCCAATAAAAAATTAAATGAAACACCTGTTTTGAAGATTGATCTCACCCATGAGATATGGAAAGATATTAAAAGCAAGCAAAAGATAGAACCCTCCGATTTAGACATTCATCCCCTGACGGGTGATATTTACATTACTGATGGAGCAAAGCCTAAACTGTTGATTATGGATGCGGAAGGAAAGAAGAAAAACCTACTCTCACTAGATGAAACCCAGTTTCCTCAGCCTGAAGGAGTAGCGTTTACTCCTGAAGGGGAGTTGATGATTTCAAGCGAGGGAAAAACCGGTACGGGTAGCATTGTCAAAGTAAACATAAACGGAGTTCAGTAA
- a CDS encoding sensor histidine kinase: MPDLFINKVSRPKQFLLTILLVCSVASVCYIFSAFMGYKVVALVLLLTMSVIAISFDILPVLFAALMSALIWNFFFIPPRFTLHVWATEDVILFIMYFVIALINAVLTYKIRQVEKEARKKEARANTIKLYNTLLNSLSHELRTPIATIVGATDTLQSSNLHLSAEDKGILLAEISKASFRLNQQVENLLSMSRLESGFLQPKKDWCDINEVVYHAVNRIEENKCTQAITVEINPELPLFKLDKGMLEQVIYNLLSNACLYTPWNSTIYIVAQCHADILEIVIEDNGKGFPAEEIEKVFNKFYRLKNTQTGGTGLGLSIVKGFTEAMGGAVRLDNVQPNGARFTITIPAETTQVNKNDELWLRRKF, encoded by the coding sequence ATGCCAGACCTTTTTATAAATAAGGTAAGCAGGCCTAAACAGTTTCTTCTAACTATCTTGTTGGTTTGCAGTGTTGCTAGTGTCTGTTACATCTTTTCTGCCTTCATGGGCTATAAGGTAGTGGCGTTGGTCTTATTGCTCACCATGTCAGTAATAGCCATCAGTTTTGATATACTACCTGTTCTCTTTGCAGCTTTGATGAGTGCGCTGATCTGGAACTTCTTCTTTATTCCACCGCGCTTTACCTTACATGTTTGGGCAACAGAGGATGTGATCCTTTTTATCATGTATTTTGTCATTGCACTGATCAACGCCGTGCTAACTTATAAGATCAGGCAAGTAGAAAAAGAAGCGCGTAAAAAAGAAGCAAGAGCCAATACGATCAAATTATATAACACGTTACTGAATTCGCTGTCTCACGAGCTGCGTACGCCCATTGCCACTATTGTTGGGGCTACTGATACACTTCAAAGTAGTAACCTGCACCTCTCTGCTGAAGACAAGGGCATTCTATTGGCTGAAATATCAAAAGCATCATTTCGGTTGAACCAGCAAGTGGAAAACCTGCTCAGTATGTCGCGTTTAGAATCGGGGTTTCTGCAACCCAAAAAAGACTGGTGCGATATTAACGAAGTGGTGTACCATGCCGTTAATCGAATTGAAGAAAATAAATGTACACAAGCCATTACCGTAGAAATCAATCCTGAATTACCACTTTTTAAACTGGACAAAGGCATGCTGGAGCAGGTGATTTATAACCTGTTAAGCAATGCTTGTTTATATACCCCCTGGAATAGTACTATCTATATAGTGGCTCAATGCCATGCAGATATACTGGAAATTGTTATTGAAGACAATGGAAAGGGTTTCCCCGCTGAAGAAATAGAAAAGGTGTTCAATAAGTTTTATCGATTGAAAAATACTCAAACAGGTGGCACGGGGCTGGGTCTTTCCATAGTGAAAGGCTTTACGGAAGCCATGGGAGGCGCCGTACGGTTAGACAATGTGCAGCCTAATGGCGCTCGCTTCACTATTACCATTCCAGCTGAAACAACACAGGTGAATAAAAACGATGAGCTATGGCTAAGACGGAAGTTTTGA
- a CDS encoding voltage-gated chloride channel family protein, whose translation MNKYRYSFEHFKIARHLLYWTALVVPVSIVVGSLVALFLWLLDMATATRWTHLWLLFLLPLAGIFITYLYKAFGKNAEAGNNLILEEIHKPGGGIPTRMTPFILFSTVLTHLFGGSAGREGTAVQMGGSMASLFAKWYRLKSRDKRMLLMCGMAAGFGAVFGTPVTGAVFALEVLTIGRIKYDALLPCFIASLLADIVCSAYGIHHTRYNILFNGDATQWLPFIHFDLLLLVKVIVAGAAFGVVGFVFAELSHAIKGATTRYVPNRWLIPVIGAALVIGISYLLSSFDYLGLGVTNPVGGVSIVSAFQAGGADTWSWFWKLLLTAITLNTGFKGGEVTPLFFIGATLGNTLAMISGAPVDLFAGLGFIAVFAGATNTPIACTLMGVELFGGNNIIYYAVACFTAYYFSGHTGIYGAQRMAVTKFHLTTPTEDSLKEIKSKQASNNRNQGPQTGKA comes from the coding sequence ATGAACAAGTATCGATACTCCTTTGAACATTTCAAGATCGCCCGTCACCTGCTTTATTGGACTGCACTTGTAGTGCCGGTTTCTATTGTTGTTGGCTCATTGGTGGCCTTATTTCTTTGGCTGCTGGACATGGCTACGGCTACCCGCTGGACACATCTTTGGCTGTTATTTTTACTGCCACTGGCTGGTATTTTTATCACTTACCTATACAAGGCCTTTGGCAAGAATGCAGAAGCAGGGAATAACCTGATCCTGGAGGAGATTCATAAACCCGGTGGAGGTATTCCCACCCGCATGACACCTTTTATCTTATTTTCTACCGTGCTTACGCATCTCTTTGGTGGGTCCGCTGGAAGAGAAGGCACGGCCGTGCAAATGGGTGGCAGCATGGCCTCGCTCTTTGCTAAGTGGTACCGATTGAAGAGTCGCGATAAGCGCATGCTGCTGATGTGTGGTATGGCGGCTGGGTTTGGTGCTGTATTTGGTACACCCGTAACAGGAGCTGTCTTTGCCTTAGAAGTACTTACTATTGGCCGCATTAAGTACGATGCCCTATTGCCCTGTTTTATAGCAAGCTTGCTTGCCGATATTGTTTGTTCCGCGTATGGCATTCATCATACCCGCTATAACATCTTGTTTAACGGTGATGCTACACAGTGGCTTCCCTTCATTCATTTTGACCTGCTGCTATTGGTAAAAGTGATTGTAGCCGGTGCGGCCTTTGGTGTAGTGGGATTTGTTTTCGCTGAGCTATCGCATGCGATCAAAGGTGCTACTACCCGGTATGTGCCTAACCGTTGGTTGATCCCTGTTATAGGTGCAGCACTTGTTATTGGTATTAGTTACCTGTTGAGCAGCTTTGACTACTTAGGCTTAGGTGTAACCAATCCAGTAGGTGGCGTGAGCATTGTATCTGCCTTTCAGGCTGGTGGCGCCGACACGTGGAGCTGGTTCTGGAAATTGTTGCTAACAGCCATTACACTCAATACAGGTTTTAAGGGTGGAGAGGTTACACCCCTGTTTTTTATAGGTGCCACGTTGGGCAACACATTAGCTATGATCAGTGGCGCGCCTGTAGATCTCTTTGCAGGGCTGGGGTTTATTGCCGTATTTGCCGGGGCTACCAATACGCCCATTGCCTGTACCTTAATGGGGGTTGAACTGTTTGGGGGCAACAATATAATTTACTATGCCGTGGCCTGCTTTACAGCGTATTATTTTAGTGGACACACGGGCATCTATGGCGCCCAACGCATGGCGGTTACTAAATTTCATCTGACCACCCCAACGGAAGACTCCTTAAAAGAAATCAAATCCAAACAAGCAAGTAATAATCGCAATCAAGGCCCACAAACAGGGAAGGCTTAG
- a CDS encoding YfcC family protein, with translation MALKRSFPAPITILMVVIVFAALCTWLLPAGQYSKLSVQGKNFAVVTDTSEIQLPLTQRTLDSLGIKIQVQKFIHGDIRKPVSIPGTFAKQERTGQGFISILQAPIKGIVDSIDIILFILIIGAFMYVFNETGAMVQGVSWLAYTMKGREHWLIAILTIIFSFLAASYGMAEEAFVFYPILVPLFLAAGYDLLVPLAIIFGGTALGCLPAFSNPFSTIIASNAAGINWMDGLTGRLVLWVLVTALLVWYILRYAAKIKKDPKASLVYKIDGDVKPSYEVYEVTATAPKLEWKTKGLLFIYIATFLTMIYGVVFLDWWTTEMSSLFLASSILVAVITKMKEKIFVREFIKGAESLLSVAFIVGVARGVTIVLNDGHISDSILFFAANLVQGMQPAFFILLLLVFYIVFSIFIQSSSGMAVLTMPIIGGLAVLVNIPGREIVNAYMYGMCLMSFLAPTGLILPSLAMVNISLKTWVKFIMPFLVVLTIICMIALIIGIYL, from the coding sequence ATGGCATTAAAAAGGTCATTCCCTGCGCCCATTACCATATTAATGGTGGTGATTGTTTTTGCAGCCTTATGCACCTGGCTGTTACCCGCAGGGCAGTATAGTAAACTTTCTGTTCAGGGAAAGAACTTTGCCGTGGTTACAGATACCAGTGAAATACAGCTGCCTCTTACACAACGCACATTAGATAGTCTTGGTATTAAAATACAAGTGCAGAAATTTATACATGGCGATATCCGTAAGCCTGTATCTATACCCGGAACCTTTGCTAAACAGGAAAGGACTGGTCAAGGTTTCATCAGCATATTGCAGGCACCCATAAAAGGAATTGTTGACAGTATCGACATCATTTTATTTATCCTGATCATTGGTGCGTTTATGTATGTATTCAATGAGACGGGTGCTATGGTTCAAGGCGTCAGTTGGCTGGCCTATACCATGAAGGGCAGAGAGCATTGGTTGATAGCCATTCTCACCATCATCTTTTCTTTTTTAGCAGCCTCTTATGGTATGGCGGAAGAAGCCTTTGTATTTTATCCCATACTGGTTCCCTTGTTCCTGGCTGCCGGTTATGATCTTCTTGTTCCCTTAGCTATTATTTTCGGCGGTACGGCATTGGGTTGTCTGCCTGCTTTCTCTAATCCTTTCTCTACCATCATTGCCTCTAATGCGGCAGGCATCAATTGGATGGACGGGCTCACCGGGCGCTTGGTCCTGTGGGTGTTGGTTACCGCATTGCTGGTATGGTATATTTTACGCTATGCCGCCAAAATAAAAAAGGATCCTAAAGCATCACTCGTTTATAAAATAGATGGAGATGTAAAGCCATCCTATGAAGTGTATGAGGTTACGGCAACCGCACCAAAGCTGGAGTGGAAAACAAAAGGCCTACTGTTTATCTACATCGCCACTTTTTTGACCATGATATATGGTGTTGTGTTTTTGGATTGGTGGACAACAGAAATGAGTTCGCTTTTCCTGGCTTCTTCTATCCTGGTGGCGGTCATTACAAAAATGAAAGAAAAGATCTTTGTACGTGAGTTTATTAAAGGAGCGGAGAGCTTATTGTCTGTAGCATTCATTGTAGGTGTGGCCAGAGGCGTGACGATTGTTTTAAATGATGGCCACATTAGCGACTCTATTTTGTTCTTTGCTGCCAACCTGGTGCAGGGTATGCAACCGGCGTTCTTTATCCTGCTGCTGCTTGTGTTTTATATTGTGTTTTCCATTTTCATACAGTCTAGTTCCGGTATGGCCGTATTAACCATGCCCATTATTGGGGGATTGGCAGTATTGGTAAACATACCGGGCAGAGAGATCGTGAATGCTTATATGTATGGCATGTGCCTGATGTCTTTCCTGGCACCTACAGGGTTGATCCTTCCTTCATTGGCTATGGTAAACATTAGCCTGAAAACTTGGGTGAAGTTTATTATGCCCTTTCTGGTGGTGCTTACCATCATCTGTATGATAGCCTTGATTATTGGAATTTATTTATAA
- a CDS encoding SdiA-regulated domain-containing protein, with translation MKKVFIIPVLFIGMLLGNNVAQASPAPGISNVGHTINGLSKWELPAILKEVSGIKYLGNNRFACIQDRLGSIFIYNTTDNKIEKEIPFAKAGNYEGIAIAGTSAYVVQSDGTLYEVQDYEGATPVVKQYDIPLTAKNNVEGLTYDKKNDRLLLVTKGNLPRNRQCKGVYAFDLKSRKLVAKPVVKINLADPIFCSLKGKDNAFLPSAIEIHPITNDIYILQGSDPKLLVMDEKGQMKKMYTYSRSNLPHAEGLAFSPEGELFISNAGTTGAATIQKVGL, from the coding sequence ATGAAAAAAGTATTCATCATACCAGTACTATTCATAGGGATGCTTTTGGGAAACAATGTAGCACAAGCCTCTCCTGCACCTGGCATTAGTAATGTTGGTCATACAATAAATGGCTTAAGTAAATGGGAGCTGCCCGCCATATTAAAAGAAGTTTCTGGAATTAAATATTTAGGCAATAACCGGTTTGCCTGTATACAGGATAGGTTGGGTTCTATTTTTATTTATAATACCACAGACAATAAAATAGAAAAGGAGATACCTTTTGCTAAAGCTGGTAATTATGAAGGTATTGCTATTGCTGGAACGTCGGCCTATGTGGTGCAAAGCGATGGTACCCTCTATGAGGTGCAGGATTATGAAGGTGCTACGCCTGTAGTGAAGCAATACGACATACCACTAACGGCGAAGAACAATGTGGAAGGCCTTACCTATGATAAAAAGAACGACCGCCTGCTGCTGGTTACAAAAGGGAATTTGCCCCGTAATCGTCAGTGCAAAGGTGTTTATGCATTTGATTTGAAGTCCAGAAAGCTGGTTGCTAAACCTGTTGTAAAGATCAACCTGGCTGATCCCATATTTTGTAGCCTAAAAGGCAAGGATAATGCTTTTCTGCCTTCTGCAATAGAGATACATCCTATAACTAACGATATCTATATACTGCAAGGCTCTGATCCAAAGTTGTTAGTGATGGATGAAAAAGGGCAAATGAAAAAGATGTACACGTATAGCCGCTCAAATTTACCGCATGCGGAAGGTTTGGCTTTTTCGCCGGAGGGTGAGTTGTTTATTTCCAATGCAGGAACAACTGGTGCGGCTACCATACAAAAAGTGGGTCTTTAA
- a CDS encoding alpha-amylase family glycosyl hydrolase, which translates to MKKCTFLLVLFLAAMAPAVLGQSIDIYPTNWWTGMKMNKLQLLLRSTSQSFEGKQLTTRYPGVSVLKTHRFENPRYLAVDVVIAPGTKPGMIPFQLTGQGAPETLQWPLQEQRKGKGTSYAQGVTSADFVNLMLTDRFSNGNPSNDRVASMRDQSLNRDSMYLRHGGDFQGIINHIDYFKSMGVTALWLLPVMENDRPERTEHGYAITNHYKIDPRFGSATKYKELSDVLHKNGMKLIMDAVYNHIGLEHFLEQDPPAKDWMHRWPTYTQTTYKEQTLFDPYAAPSDRKRMSDGWFDNIMPDINQQNPYMANYIIQNLVWYIQEFGIDGVRIDTYTYSDLEFSNRCNKAIMDEYPNITLFGETRVFGTPNQAYFNTNVFNLPFKSNLPGSVDFQCLYFGIIPALTQPFGWTEGVNKLYNTLSNDWLNQDATRNVLLLDNHDEPRFFSVVGEDVEKQKMGFQWLLTCRGVPQMYYGSEVLLKGFTNPDGKVRSDFPGGWPSDQKNAFTGQGLTADERSVQQLVQQLGTFRKTSSALQTGKYMHYVPDNGLYVYFRYNEKQTIMCVMNTDTKERTIDFNRYAERTAGFSKAENVLSKDALVTTQKATIAPMRMWVLELKK; encoded by the coding sequence ATGAAGAAGTGTACATTCCTGCTGGTTCTTTTCCTTGCCGCTATGGCACCCGCTGTTCTGGGGCAGTCCATTGATATTTACCCTACCAATTGGTGGACAGGCATGAAGATGAACAAGCTGCAATTACTGTTGCGCAGCACCAGTCAGTCGTTTGAAGGCAAACAACTCACCACCCGCTACCCCGGTGTTTCTGTTCTTAAAACGCATCGTTTTGAGAACCCGCGTTACCTGGCGGTAGATGTTGTCATTGCACCCGGTACCAAGCCTGGTATGATACCTTTCCAGCTTACCGGGCAGGGCGCGCCGGAAACGCTTCAATGGCCGCTACAGGAACAACGCAAAGGCAAAGGCACCAGCTATGCGCAGGGTGTTACATCGGCCGATTTTGTTAACCTGATGCTGACCGATCGTTTTAGCAACGGGAATCCCTCTAACGACCGTGTGGCGAGCATGCGGGATCAGTCGCTGAACCGCGACTCTATGTATCTCCGACATGGGGGCGACTTTCAGGGCATTATCAACCATATCGATTATTTTAAAAGTATGGGTGTAACAGCGCTTTGGTTGTTGCCTGTTATGGAAAACGACCGGCCAGAGCGTACAGAACATGGCTATGCTATTACTAATCATTATAAGATTGATCCCCGCTTTGGTAGTGCTACTAAGTACAAAGAACTGAGCGATGTGCTGCATAAGAATGGTATGAAGCTAATCATGGATGCGGTATACAACCATATAGGCCTGGAGCATTTTTTGGAGCAAGACCCACCTGCCAAAGATTGGATGCACCGTTGGCCCACCTATACCCAAACTACCTATAAGGAACAAACGCTTTTTGATCCGTATGCCGCTCCATCCGATCGTAAGAGAATGAGTGATGGCTGGTTTGATAATATCATGCCGGACATTAACCAGCAAAACCCTTACATGGCCAACTATATTATTCAAAACCTGGTATGGTATATACAGGAGTTTGGCATTGACGGCGTTCGCATTGACACCTACACTTATAGCGACCTGGAGTTCTCTAACCGCTGCAACAAAGCCATTATGGATGAATACCCAAACATTACCTTGTTTGGAGAAACAAGGGTATTCGGTACGCCCAACCAGGCGTATTTCAATACCAATGTGTTCAACCTTCCCTTCAAAAGCAACCTGCCCGGCTCTGTAGATTTCCAGTGTCTGTACTTTGGTATCATACCCGCCTTAACGCAGCCCTTTGGTTGGACAGAAGGCGTGAATAAATTGTATAATACCCTTAGTAATGATTGGTTAAACCAGGATGCTACCCGCAATGTGCTGCTGCTGGACAACCACGATGAGCCCCGCTTTTTTTCCGTAGTAGGAGAGGATGTAGAGAAACAGAAAATGGGATTTCAGTGGTTGCTCACTTGTAGGGGTGTACCACAGATGTATTACGGATCGGAAGTGCTGCTAAAGGGATTTACCAATCCAGATGGTAAGGTGCGCAGTGACTTTCCCGGCGGCTGGCCCAGCGATCAAAAGAATGCCTTTACAGGCCAGGGACTCACTGCCGATGAACGATCTGTACAGCAGCTGGTGCAGCAACTGGGCACCTTTCGCAAAACTTCCTCGGCACTACAAACGGGTAAGTATATGCATTATGTGCCAGACAATGGCTTGTATGTTTATTTCCGTTACAACGAAAAACAAACCATTATGTGTGTCATGAATACGGACACAAAAGAGCGCACAATTGATTTTAACCGGTATGCTGAGCGCACCGCTGGTTTTTCAAAGGCCGAAAATGTATTAAGTAAAGATGCCTTGGTTACTACTCAAAAAGCAACCATCGCACCGATGCGCATGTGGGTGTTGGAATTGAAGAAATAG